One Hordeum vulgare subsp. vulgare chromosome 4H, MorexV3_pseudomolecules_assembly, whole genome shotgun sequence DNA window includes the following coding sequences:
- the LOC123448187 gene encoding alpha-L-arabinofuranosidase 1-like isoform X2 has product MGSKDAATLHAILCSLLLLSLSCGCLALAAELEGAQTALLQVDTSWKAARKIPQTLFGLFFEEINHAGAGGLWAELVSNKGFEAGGPHTPSNIDPWSIIGDESSIYVKTERTSCFSRNIVALRMEILCAKCPAGGVGIYNPGFWGMNIEEGKSYNLVMYIRSLESVELAASLTCSDGLQNIATAVIVDTDVSDWRKIEMQLLAKGTCRTSRLELTTSKRGVIWIDQVSLIPSDTYKGHGFRKELIHMLMDLRPRFLRFPGGTFVEGNLLRNAFRWRETIGPWEERPGHYGDVWNYWTDDGLGYYELLQLAEDLAAEPIWVFNAGISRHDQVDITAIAPFVKDVLDSLEFARGSLKSTWGSVRAAMGHPERFPLKYVAVGNEDCDNTKPFYQGHYLKFYNAIREAYPDIQIISNCDGSSKPLDHPADLYDFHTYKDANNIFLMKDTFSRTSRTGPKVFVSEYAVHVDGDTSKGTLLASLAEAAFLIGLEVNSDIVHMASYAPLFVNENDRQWTPDAIVFNSWQQYGTPSYWMQTFFRESSGAVIHPMRLNSSYSGSLAASAITWGDNEDIFLRIKIVNFGSNAVNLTLSAIGLQAGVNTSRSAVTVLTSDNVLDENTFDDPRNVVPERSDLPNAAEEMQAMLVPHSFTSFDLALDQYGELVAEM; this is encoded by the exons ATGGGCAGCAAGGATGCGGCAACTTTGCATGCCATCCTCTGCTCCTTGCTTCTTCTCTCGTTGAGCTGCGGGTGCCTGGCGCTGGCGGCAGAGCTCGAGGGGGCTCAGACGGCGCTGCTACAAGTCGATACATCATGGAAGGCCGCCAGAAAGATCCCTCAAACCCTCTTTGGCTTGTTCTTTGAG GAAATCAACCACGCTGGAGCTGGTGGATTATGGGCGGAGCTTGTCAGTAACAAAG GTTTTGAAGCCGGAGGGCCTCACACTCCTTCAAACATAGATCCATGGTCTATCATTGGTGACGAATCCTCCATATACGTGAAGACTGAAAGAACATCTTGTTTCAGTAGAAATATCGTTGCTCTAAGGATGGAAATTCTTTGTGCCAAGTGTCCAGCTGGCGGTGTTGGTATTTACAACCCAGGATTCTGGGGCATG AACATAGAAGAAGGGAAGAGCTATAATCTGGTAATGTATATCAGATCACTAGAATCCGTGGAGTTAGCTGCTTCACTCACATGTTCAGATGGACTGCAAAATATAGCAACAGCTGTCATAGT AGATACAGATGTGTCAGATTGGAGAAAGATAGAGATGCAATTATTAGCTAAAGGAACGTGCAGAACTTCAAGACTTGAGTTAACAACTTCCAAAAGGGGAGTCATATGGATCGATCAAGTGTCACTCATACCTTCAGATACATACAAG GGCCATGGCTTTCGCAAGGAACTCATACACATGCTTATGGACTTAAGACCACGGTTCCTTCGATTTCCTG GTGGTACCTTTGTTGAAGGGAATTTGTTAAGAAATGCTTTCAGATGGAGGGAAACTATCGGTCCATGGGAAGAGAGGCCTGGTCACTATGGAGACGTCTGGAACTACTGGACAGATGATGGTCTTGGGTATTATGAGCTTCTCCAG CTTGCGGAAGACCTGGCCGCCGAACCAATCTGGGTTTTTAACGCTG GGATCAGCCGGCATGATCAAGTTGATATCACTGCTATTGCACCCTTTGTAAAG GATGTATTGGACAGCCTTGAGTTCGCTAGGGGAAGTTTAAAATCAACATGGGGATCCGTTAGAGCTGCAATGGGGCATCCTGAACGATTTCCACTGAAGTATGTCGCGGTTGGGAATGAAGACTGTGACAACACCAAACCATTTTACCAGg GACATTACCTCAAGTTCTACAATGCCATACGAGAGGCCTATCCAGATATTCAAATTATTTCAAACTGTGACGGCTCATCTAAGCCACTTGACCATCCTGCGGATTTATATGATTTCCAT ACATATAAGGATGCGAATAATATTTTTCTCATGAAAGATACGTTTAGCAGGACATCACGTACCGGGCCTAAG GTATTCGTTAGTGAGTATGCTGTTCATGTTGATGGGGATACCAGCAAGGGAACCCTTCTAGCTTCATTGGCAGAAGCTGCATTCCTCATTGGATTAGAAGTGAATAG TGATATCGTCCACATGGCGAGCTATGCTCCACTCTTCGTAAATGAAAACGACCGCCA GTGGACCCCAGATGCAATAGTCTTCAACTCCTGGCAACAGTATGGAACTCCTAGCTACTGGATGCAGACATTTTTCCGTGAATCAAGTGGTGCTGTGATCCATCCTATGAGACTCAATTCCAGCTACTCTGGTTCATTGGCAGCATCTGCAATTACCTGGGGAGACAATGAGGATATCTTCCTGAGGATAAAG ATTGTGAACTTTGGGTCAAATGCTGTGAACCTCACCTTATCTGCAATCGGACTGCAAGCTGGTGTCAATACGTCACGCTCAGCTGTCACCGTTCTCACATCCGACAATGTGTTGGATGAGAACACGTTCGATGACCCACGTAAC GTTGTGCCAGAAAGAAGTGACCTACCCAATGCTGCAGAAGAGATGCAAGCCATGCTTGTTCCTCACTCTTTCACTTCATTTGATCTGGCTCTGGATCAGTACGGCGAGCTCGTAGCTGAGatgtga
- the LOC123448187 gene encoding alpha-L-arabinofuranosidase 1-like isoform X1 — translation MGSKDAATLHAILCSLLLLSLSCGCLALAAELEGAQTALLQVDTSWKAARKIPQTLFGLFFEEINHAGAGGLWAELVSNKGFEAGGPHTPSNIDPWSIIGDESSIYVKTERTSCFSRNIVALRMEILCAKCPAGGVGIYNPGFWGMNIEEGKSYNLVMYIRSLESVELAASLTCSDGLQNIATAVIVDTDVSDWRKIEMQLLAKGTCRTSRLELTTSKRGVIWIDQVSLIPSDTYKGHGFRKELIHMLMDLRPRFLRFPGGTFVEGNLLRNAFRWRETIGPWEERPGHYGDVWNYWTDDGLGYYELLQLAEDLAAEPIWVFNAGISRHDQVDITAIAPFVKDVLDSLEFARGSLKSTWGSVRAAMGHPERFPLKYVAVGNEDCDNTKPFYQGHYLKFYNAIREAYPDIQIISNCDGSSKPLDHPADLYDFHTYKDANNIFLMKDTFSRTSRTGPKILFQVFVSEYAVHVDGDTSKGTLLASLAEAAFLIGLEVNSDIVHMASYAPLFVNENDRQWTPDAIVFNSWQQYGTPSYWMQTFFRESSGAVIHPMRLNSSYSGSLAASAITWGDNEDIFLRIKIVNFGSNAVNLTLSAIGLQAGVNTSRSAVTVLTSDNVLDENTFDDPRNVVPERSDLPNAAEEMQAMLVPHSFTSFDLALDQYGELVAEM, via the exons ATGGGCAGCAAGGATGCGGCAACTTTGCATGCCATCCTCTGCTCCTTGCTTCTTCTCTCGTTGAGCTGCGGGTGCCTGGCGCTGGCGGCAGAGCTCGAGGGGGCTCAGACGGCGCTGCTACAAGTCGATACATCATGGAAGGCCGCCAGAAAGATCCCTCAAACCCTCTTTGGCTTGTTCTTTGAG GAAATCAACCACGCTGGAGCTGGTGGATTATGGGCGGAGCTTGTCAGTAACAAAG GTTTTGAAGCCGGAGGGCCTCACACTCCTTCAAACATAGATCCATGGTCTATCATTGGTGACGAATCCTCCATATACGTGAAGACTGAAAGAACATCTTGTTTCAGTAGAAATATCGTTGCTCTAAGGATGGAAATTCTTTGTGCCAAGTGTCCAGCTGGCGGTGTTGGTATTTACAACCCAGGATTCTGGGGCATG AACATAGAAGAAGGGAAGAGCTATAATCTGGTAATGTATATCAGATCACTAGAATCCGTGGAGTTAGCTGCTTCACTCACATGTTCAGATGGACTGCAAAATATAGCAACAGCTGTCATAGT AGATACAGATGTGTCAGATTGGAGAAAGATAGAGATGCAATTATTAGCTAAAGGAACGTGCAGAACTTCAAGACTTGAGTTAACAACTTCCAAAAGGGGAGTCATATGGATCGATCAAGTGTCACTCATACCTTCAGATACATACAAG GGCCATGGCTTTCGCAAGGAACTCATACACATGCTTATGGACTTAAGACCACGGTTCCTTCGATTTCCTG GTGGTACCTTTGTTGAAGGGAATTTGTTAAGAAATGCTTTCAGATGGAGGGAAACTATCGGTCCATGGGAAGAGAGGCCTGGTCACTATGGAGACGTCTGGAACTACTGGACAGATGATGGTCTTGGGTATTATGAGCTTCTCCAG CTTGCGGAAGACCTGGCCGCCGAACCAATCTGGGTTTTTAACGCTG GGATCAGCCGGCATGATCAAGTTGATATCACTGCTATTGCACCCTTTGTAAAG GATGTATTGGACAGCCTTGAGTTCGCTAGGGGAAGTTTAAAATCAACATGGGGATCCGTTAGAGCTGCAATGGGGCATCCTGAACGATTTCCACTGAAGTATGTCGCGGTTGGGAATGAAGACTGTGACAACACCAAACCATTTTACCAGg GACATTACCTCAAGTTCTACAATGCCATACGAGAGGCCTATCCAGATATTCAAATTATTTCAAACTGTGACGGCTCATCTAAGCCACTTGACCATCCTGCGGATTTATATGATTTCCAT ACATATAAGGATGCGAATAATATTTTTCTCATGAAAGATACGTTTAGCAGGACATCACGTACCGGGCCTAAG ATCTTATTTCAGGTATTCGTTAGTGAGTATGCTGTTCATGTTGATGGGGATACCAGCAAGGGAACCCTTCTAGCTTCATTGGCAGAAGCTGCATTCCTCATTGGATTAGAAGTGAATAG TGATATCGTCCACATGGCGAGCTATGCTCCACTCTTCGTAAATGAAAACGACCGCCA GTGGACCCCAGATGCAATAGTCTTCAACTCCTGGCAACAGTATGGAACTCCTAGCTACTGGATGCAGACATTTTTCCGTGAATCAAGTGGTGCTGTGATCCATCCTATGAGACTCAATTCCAGCTACTCTGGTTCATTGGCAGCATCTGCAATTACCTGGGGAGACAATGAGGATATCTTCCTGAGGATAAAG ATTGTGAACTTTGGGTCAAATGCTGTGAACCTCACCTTATCTGCAATCGGACTGCAAGCTGGTGTCAATACGTCACGCTCAGCTGTCACCGTTCTCACATCCGACAATGTGTTGGATGAGAACACGTTCGATGACCCACGTAAC GTTGTGCCAGAAAGAAGTGACCTACCCAATGCTGCAGAAGAGATGCAAGCCATGCTTGTTCCTCACTCTTTCACTTCATTTGATCTGGCTCTGGATCAGTACGGCGAGCTCGTAGCTGAGatgtga
- the LOC123446259 gene encoding uncharacterized protein LOC123446259: MQSIFQHITFHLPSSTHSVMNAVCVILLLFPVLLSAAEAFANAPPASANMILAACKTVGGGSTYFDVTFCLGALRSAGGAGDYQGLAAVALDLLATNATSTEAKIDRLLGISGAEVKADGAALARCLRSCQSMYGGIVDDEPACTAAVKGGRFGEATAILEKAAAAAKECEGGFEKSKAASPLTTENDNAFKLAKLAVALLRFA; encoded by the coding sequence ATGCAATCAATCTTCCAGCACATCACATTTCATCTGCCATCCTCAACACATAGCGTGATGAACGCGGTGTGCGTCATCTTGCTGCTCTTCCCCGTCCTCCTTTCGGCGGCTGAGGCGTTTGCGAATGCGCCGCCGGCCAGTGCTAACATGATACTTGCCGCATGCAAGACCGTCGGCGGCGGGAGCACCTACTTCGACGTCACGTTCTGCTTGGGTGCCCTCCGCTCcgcgggcggcgccggcgactaccaaggcctcgccgccgtcgccttgGACCTCCTCGCGACCAACGCCACCAGCACGGAGGCCAAGATCGACCGCCTGCTTGGTATCAGCGGCGCGGAGGTCAAGGCGGATGGCGCCGCCCTGGCGCGGTGCCTCCGGTCGTGCCAATCGATGTACGGTGGCATAGTGGACGACGAGCCTGCGTGCACCGCTGCGGTCAAGGGCGGGAGGTTCGGCGAGGCAACAGCGATCCTGGAGAAGGCCGCGGCCGCGGCGAAGGAATGCGAGGGCGGGTTCGAGAAGAGCAAAGCGGCTTCGCCTCTGACGACGGAGAACGACAACGCGTTCAAGCTCGCAAAACTCGCCGTTGCGTTGCTCCGTTTTGCGTAA